The window CAGAAGATGCACTTCTCGCTGGTCTTCGTCTGCGCGTTGTAGAACACCTTCTTGTACGGACACCCCTCGACGCAGTACCGGTAGCCGCGGCAGCGGTCCTGGTCGACGAGGACGATCCCGTCCTCCTCGCGCTTGTAGATCGCGGAGCGCGGGCACGCCTCCACGCAGGAGGGGTGGGTGCAGTGGTTGCAGATCCGGGGGAGATAAAAGTAGTAGGAGTTGGGGTACTCGCCGGCGCCCTCGTCCTCGTCCCAGTTCGGCCCCCAGTCCGCGTTCTCCATGGGACGGAGCGGCTCGTCGCTCCCCTCGTACATGATCGCCTCGTGGTTGAACTCCCACGCGCGGCCGTAGTCCTCCTGCTCCGGGAGCTGGCCGGGCGTCCGGGACTGTCCGTCCTCGTCCCAGCCGCCGCCCATCTCTTCCCAGTCGCGGGGGTAGCCGGCGCCGGGCTTCGTCTCGACGTTGTTCCAGTACATGTACTCGCGTCCCCCGGACTCGGTCCAGTTGGTCTTACACGCGATCGTACACGTCTGGCAGCCGATGCACTTGTTCAGGTCCATCACCATCGCGACCTGATGGTCCACGCCCTCCGCGAGGGGAACGTCGCCGTCGTCGGTCTGCCGGGCGGCGTCGTCGGCCTGACGGACCGTGTCGTCGGTGGTTTTGCTCATGGGCCGTCACCTCCGAGCAGGTCCGAGACGCGACCCAACGCGCCGCGCGACGTCGACCCCGAATCGGTCGACTCCGACCCCGAACCGGACGACTCAGACCCCGTCGCCGACGCCCCGAGCGGGCCGGCGTCGAGCGACGCCGGCTCCTCCCCGACCGGCTCGACCTCGATCCGGACGTCGCTGTTCACCCCGGTCGGGCCCCAGTAGTTCGGGAAAAAGTGGAGGTGCTCGCCCGTGTCCTCGGGATACTGGACGAGCTGGGTCGGCTTCATGTACATCGGCACGAGCGAGTTGAAGTTGTTGCGGTCGGGGTACTGGAACCGCTCCCAGCTGAAGAAGTGCCGGACGGTGCCGGGCTCCCCGCTCGGGTAGATCTTCGCCTGCACCTCGACCGAGTCGAGGTCGTTGTACACCCGCACGGTGTCGCCGTCCTCGATCCCGCGTTCCTCGGCGTCCTCGGGGTTGAGGTAGACGGTCGGCTCGCCGCGCTGCAGCCGGAGCATCTTGCTGTCGTCGCGCCACGTCGAGTGGATCGACCAGCGGCTGTGCGGCGTGTTGTAGCTCAGCGGGTACTCCGACTTCTCCTGGAGCACCGGCCCGTCTTTGTGCGTGGGGAGCTGCTCGTCGAGCTCTAAGAACCAGTCGTGGTCGATGTAATACTGCTGGCGTCCGGTGAACGTCGGCCACGGGTTCTTGTCCTGCACGTAGTCTTTCCACGGCGAGTACGCCTGGCCCTCCTCGATGTCCGACGACCAGTGGTCGCCCGTCTCGAGGAGGCGACGCGGCTGCGCTTCGATGTCGTCGAACGTGAGCTGCTCGTCGGCGCCCTCCGGGTTCGACTCCTCGGAGTTCTCGAGAATGAACTCCGCGGCCGCCTTGTCCTCGGCCAGCGCGCCGGGCTCGTTGTCGATCCAATCGCGCGTGTAGTCGTCGTGAACGGACTGGAGGTCGATCTCGCGGTCGAACTTCCGGTCCGACACCGGCTCCGTGCCGCGCTGCTCGGCGAGCTCCTGGATCTTCGCGGCGAGCTCGCGGAAGATCTGCCAGTCCGTCTTCGACTCGCCCAGCGGCTCGACCGCCGGCGTGAACGGGTGGACGTACGTGTGCATGTCCGTCACCGACAGGTCGTGCTTCTCGTAGTGGCTCGCCGTCGGAAGGACGATATCGCTGTTGAGCGCCGTCGAGTCCATCCGGAAGTTGATGTCGACGACCAGGTCGAGCTTCGGCCACAGCTCCTCCTCGACGGCGATGTTCCCCTTGGCCTGGTTGAAGTAGTTCCCGCGCCAGACGAACATGAGTCTGGGGTCCGGACGGCTGCCGTCGTCGCGCTCGCTCGGGTACAGCGGCATCCACCCCTTATCGATCGACTCCCGGATTTTCGCGGCCGTCTCCGGGTCCGTGTTCTCCATGATCCCGGCGTGGTAGTACGTCCACAGCGTCGTCGGGACGCCGCGAACGCTTCCGGTCGGGAAGGAGAGCTGCTTCCAGCCGTTGAACGTCCATATCTTCTCCTGACCCACGTAGTGGTCGAGGCCGGTCCCCTGTCGGCCGAGGTTCCCGGTGAGCGTGACGAGCAGCTGGATCGCGCGGTTCCCGAGGTCGTTGTGGTACCAGTCGTTGACCCCCTTCCCGTGGATGATCTTCGCGCGGTCGACCTCGGCGAACTCGCGGGCGATCTTCTGGTGTGTCTGCCTCCCGACGCCGGTGATCTCGTTGACCACCTCGGGAGTGTACTCCGACAGCTCGTCGCGGAGGTTCAGCCAGACGGTGCGGGTCTCGACCGCGCCGTCGGTCGTCTGAACCGTGCGCTCGGCGTCGAGGTCGGGGTCGAAGTCGAGCTCGATGCTCAGTGAGTGGTCGTGCTGTCCGTCCCGCTCGCCGAGCGAGCCCGGCGCCGTCCGGAGGGTGCCGTCGGCGTCCTGCATGACGAACACCTTCTCCGGGCGGTCGGCGTCGACGCTCAGCCCGGACACCTCGCTCGCGCGGAGGAACTTCCCGGTGTCCTCGCGGACGAGCAGCGGCATGTCCGTCTGCTCTTTTAAATGCGCCTCGTCGTACAGCCCCTCGTCGACGATGGTGCGGGCCATCCCGAGCGCGAGCGCGGTGTCGCTGCCGGGCTCCGGGCCGATCCACTCGTCGCAGTGGATCGCCGTCTGGCTGTAGTCGGTGAAGATCCCGACGCGCTTGGCGCCGTCGTACCCCGCCTCGAGGAAGTACTTCGCGTCCGGGATCCGGGTGACGTTGATGTTCGAGCCCCACGCGATGATGTAGTCGGCGTTGTACCAGTCCGCGCTCTCGGCGTTCTCGGTCTGGGTCCCCCACGTGATCGGCTGGCCCGGCGGGAGGTCGGAGTACCAGTCGTAGAAGGAGTGGCTGACGCCGCCGAGCAGGTTGACGAGGCGGCTCCCCGAGGCGAACGAGACGGGGCTCATCGCCGGGATCGGCGTGAAGCCGCTGATCGCGTCGTACTCCCCGTCCTCGACGGCGTCGATGACCTCCTCGGCGATCTCGGTGAGCGCCTCGTCCCAGGAGATCCGCTCCCACTTACCCTCTCCCCGCTCGCCGGTCCGGCGGAGCGGGTGCGTGACGCGCTGGTCGGCGTTCACGTAGTCGGTGAAGCACGCCCCCTTCTGACAGCCGCGCGGGTTCGGGTCGGGAAGCGACTCGTCGAAGCGGGGGTAGTCGCCGGCCTGCTCCTCGCGCCACACCTGCCCGTTCCGCGTGTACACCTGCCACGAGCAGCTGCCCGTGCAGTTGACGCTGTGCGTCGAACGGGCCTTGCCGTCCCAGTCCCACTCCTCGCGGTAGAGGTCCTCCCAGTCGCGGTACGGGTAGTTACCGATCGGGTCGTCGACCACATCCAGTGTGTTCATCTCGGTGAGATCCTGCGCGGATCCCAGCCCGGTGGCGCCGACGGCGGCCGCCGCTCCGACTCCCTTCAGGAAGTCGCGGCGCGCGGTGCCGGCCTCGTCGCGTGTCGATTCGCCCGTCGTGTCTGTCGTGTCAGTCATTGTTTGTCGATGAGAACGGTCGCGAGGCCGAGCGCGACGCCGAGCGCCGCGAACGCGACGCCCGCGAGCGTGCCGCCGCCCGCGTCGAGTCCGGCGGCGATCAGCCCCACGCCGGCCAGTTTCGTCGCTCGATCCGCCCAGCGGTACCGACGCGGCGACAGCTCCGCCAGCCGAGTTCCGCTCGACTCAGTCATCGTCCGACCCCCCCGTTCGCGTCGGCGAGTCGTCGCGGCTCGGTTCCGGCGGTCCCTCGTCGTCCCCCGAGGGCGGGCCCCCCTCCGAGTCGTCCCCGAAGCCGCCGAGGACGGCGTAGGTGAGGGTGCCGGCCGCGGCGGGAACGAGCACGATCGCGGCGATCAGGTAGGGACGGAGCGCGGCCGTCGACGTGCCGAGGATCTCGGCGAGGATCACGTCCATGCCGGCGATAGACGCGATCATGACGAGCGTGACGCCGACGATGCCGACCGCGGTCGGGAACGGTCGGTCGAGGTAGTTCCGCGTGAAGTGCTCCGGCTCCTCCGCGCGGTCGATGAACGGCCAGACCGCCACGGCGACGAACACCAGACTCGGGAGGAGCAGCCCGCCCACGAACTCCGAACTGACGTGGATCCCGAGCACGTCGAAGCTCATCCACGAGGGGGTGAGCTTCAGGAACCCGTACCCCCACATCAGGAACCAGTCCGGCATGACGAGCGACGGCGTCGACGCCGGGTCGTTCGGTCCGTATTGAGCGATGTTGTGAACGGGGAGCAGCCCGGCGAGCAGCGAGAGCACGGCCATCGTGAGGAAGAACACGACCGCGCTCACCGCGGCCTGATTCGGGAACGCCGGCAGCCCGATCACGACGCTGTCGTCGTCGCGGTCGATGAGACGGGCGCCCCCGTCGGTCGTTTCGGGCCCTCCGCTCCCGCTCGGCGCTTCCCCGGTCGCGTGCGGGGTGCCGTCCCCCGCTCCCGGGGCGGCCACGTCCCCGTCGCGCTGCGCCTCGGTGTGCTTCTGTCGGACGAGGATCGCCATGTGGACGGCGATGAGCCCTCCGATCGCGGCCGGGATGAGGAAGACGTGCAGGAAGAACAGCCGCGGGATCGTCGCGCTCGTCGGGAACTGACCGCCGAAGACGATGCTCGCGAGCGGGTCGCCGACGATCGGGATCGAGGCGGCGACGTTGTAGCCGATGCCGACCGCCGTGCTCGCGAACTCGTCGTACGGGAGCGAGTAGCCGGTGTAGGCCGCGAACATCGCCAGCCCGGCGAGGCCGGTCCCGACGAGCCAGTTCGGCTCGCGCGGGTTCCGGTACGCGCCGGTGAAGAAGACGCGGAGCATGTGCAAGGCGATCGAAGCGACGAACAGATGTGCCGCCCAGTGATGCATGCGCCGCAGGAACATCCCGAACGGCACGTCGTAGGTGATGTAGAGGACGCTCGTGAACGCCGCCGGCAGCTCCTGCCCCTGGTACTGCACGACGCTCCCGCTGTACTCGACGGCGGTCGTGCTCGGTTCGTAGAAGAACGCGAGGAACGTTCCAGTCGCGACGAGGATCCCGAAACAGAACAGCGCGACCTCGCCGAGGAGGAAGGAGTCCTCCGCGGGGAACGCCTTCCCGAGGAAGTCGCTCCCCTCCCCCAGACCCAGGCGCGAGTCGGCCCAGTCGTACGCGGACTCGGCCCGATCGACCGCCGCGTCGATCCGGGACATCACTCCCCCCCGGGGCCGACCGGCCCCTGGAAGTCCCCGGTCGCGACGAGGTAGCCGTCGCCCGAGAGCGTGATCGGGAGCTGCGGCAGCGCTCGCGGCGGCGGCCCCCCGACGACCTGCGCGCCCGTCACCGGGTCGAACCGCCCGGAGTGGCACGGACAGACGAGCACGTCGCCGTCGCGGTCGGCGACCATGCAGCCGGCGTGGGTGCACACTTTCGAGAACGCGGCGTACCCGCCGACGGTGTACTCGTCGCGCACCTGGTCGCCATACGCCGACTCCTCGAAGCGCACGAGCAGCGTCGGGGCGTCCTCTACCCCCGGGCGCGGCTCCGGGAATACCGTGAGCTGTTCGCCGGGGGCGATGCGGTCCTCCGCGATCCGCTCGCCCGCCTCGTCGACGAGGGGGATCCCCGCCTCGTACACCGGGCCCTGATACTTGCGCTCGAACACCCGCGTGAGCCCCGCGACGGGCGCGGCGAGGCTTCCGACCGCCGTGATCCCGCCGACCGTCGCGAGGACCTTCGCGTAGTCGCGGCGCTTGAGTTCGGCGCGCGCGTCCTTCCAGAACGGCCGGAAGATACTCGGGTCGACGGCGGGCCCGCCGTCGTTCTCCGGGCAGGCGTCGCACAGTTCTCCCTCGGCGTCGGACGCGTCGGAAGCGTCGGCGTCGGACGCGTCGACATCGGTACGCCCGCCGGGCGCCTCGCGCTCGCGAGGGCCGGCGCTCGGCGGGGCGTCGATTCCGTCTCCCGTCGGTCGTGTGTCGGGTGCGTCGTCTCCCATCAGTGGTCCCTCCGTTCGGCGACTTCGACGTGGGGCATGAACCAGGCGTAGTACGACACCGTCGAGCCCAGCAGCGACATGAACAGCCCGAAGGCGTACACGCCGAAGTACTGGGTGCGCGCCAGGGTGAGGTACTCGGCCGTCAGCAGCGCCGAGAAGACGATAGCGA is drawn from Halorubrum sp. CBA1229 and contains these coding sequences:
- a CDS encoding 4Fe-4S dicluster domain-containing protein; amino-acid sequence: MSKTTDDTVRQADDAARQTDDGDVPLAEGVDHQVAMVMDLNKCIGCQTCTIACKTNWTESGGREYMYWNNVETKPGAGYPRDWEEMGGGWDEDGQSRTPGQLPEQEDYGRAWEFNHEAIMYEGSDEPLRPMENADWGPNWDEDEGAGEYPNSYYFYLPRICNHCTHPSCVEACPRSAIYKREEDGIVLVDQDRCRGYRYCVEGCPYKKVFYNAQTKTSEKCIFCYPRIEGEGPEGEVRPPSCAEDCPPQLRHVGFLDDEDGPIYKLVNEYEVALRLHPEYRTEPNVYYIPPFAPPQTSESGETVDAERIPRNYLEELFGPQVNEALNTINRERDRVRQGEESELMEILSTVNNDDQYRLEVFDDGA
- a CDS encoding molybdopterin-dependent oxidoreductase, with product MTDTTDTTGESTRDEAGTARRDFLKGVGAAAAVGATGLGSAQDLTEMNTLDVVDDPIGNYPYRDWEDLYREEWDWDGKARSTHSVNCTGSCSWQVYTRNGQVWREEQAGDYPRFDESLPDPNPRGCQKGACFTDYVNADQRVTHPLRRTGERGEGKWERISWDEALTEIAEEVIDAVEDGEYDAISGFTPIPAMSPVSFASGSRLVNLLGGVSHSFYDWYSDLPPGQPITWGTQTENAESADWYNADYIIAWGSNINVTRIPDAKYFLEAGYDGAKRVGIFTDYSQTAIHCDEWIGPEPGSDTALALGMARTIVDEGLYDEAHLKEQTDMPLLVREDTGKFLRASEVSGLSVDADRPEKVFVMQDADGTLRTAPGSLGERDGQHDHSLSIELDFDPDLDAERTVQTTDGAVETRTVWLNLRDELSEYTPEVVNEITGVGRQTHQKIAREFAEVDRAKIIHGKGVNDWYHNDLGNRAIQLLVTLTGNLGRQGTGLDHYVGQEKIWTFNGWKQLSFPTGSVRGVPTTLWTYYHAGIMENTDPETAAKIRESIDKGWMPLYPSERDDGSRPDPRLMFVWRGNYFNQAKGNIAVEEELWPKLDLVVDINFRMDSTALNSDIVLPTASHYEKHDLSVTDMHTYVHPFTPAVEPLGESKTDWQIFRELAAKIQELAEQRGTEPVSDRKFDREIDLQSVHDDYTRDWIDNEPGALAEDKAAAEFILENSEESNPEGADEQLTFDDIEAQPRRLLETGDHWSSDIEEGQAYSPWKDYVQDKNPWPTFTGRQQYYIDHDWFLELDEQLPTHKDGPVLQEKSEYPLSYNTPHSRWSIHSTWRDDSKMLRLQRGEPTVYLNPEDAEERGIEDGDTVRVYNDLDSVEVQAKIYPSGEPGTVRHFFSWERFQYPDRNNFNSLVPMYMKPTQLVQYPEDTGEHLHFFPNYWGPTGVNSDVRIEVEPVGEEPASLDAGPLGASATGSESSGSGSESTDSGSTSRGALGRVSDLLGGDGP
- a CDS encoding cytochrome bc complex cytochrome b subunit; this translates as MSRIDAAVDRAESAYDWADSRLGLGEGSDFLGKAFPAEDSFLLGEVALFCFGILVATGTFLAFFYEPSTTAVEYSGSVVQYQGQELPAAFTSVLYITYDVPFGMFLRRMHHWAAHLFVASIALHMLRVFFTGAYRNPREPNWLVGTGLAGLAMFAAYTGYSLPYDEFASTAVGIGYNVAASIPIVGDPLASIVFGGQFPTSATIPRLFFLHVFLIPAAIGGLIAVHMAILVRQKHTEAQRDGDVAAPGAGDGTPHATGEAPSGSGGPETTDGGARLIDRDDDSVVIGLPAFPNQAAVSAVVFFLTMAVLSLLAGLLPVHNIAQYGPNDPASTPSLVMPDWFLMWGYGFLKLTPSWMSFDVLGIHVSSEFVGGLLLPSLVFVAVAVWPFIDRAEEPEHFTRNYLDRPFPTAVGIVGVTLVMIASIAGMDVILAEILGTSTAALRPYLIAAIVLVPAAAGTLTYAVLGGFGDDSEGGPPSGDDEGPPEPSRDDSPTRTGGSDDD
- a CDS encoding Rieske (2Fe-2S) protein, yielding MGDDAPDTRPTGDGIDAPPSAGPREREAPGGRTDVDASDADASDASDAEGELCDACPENDGGPAVDPSIFRPFWKDARAELKRRDYAKVLATVGGITAVGSLAAPVAGLTRVFERKYQGPVYEAGIPLVDEAGERIAEDRIAPGEQLTVFPEPRPGVEDAPTLLVRFEESAYGDQVRDEYTVGGYAAFSKVCTHAGCMVADRDGDVLVCPCHSGRFDPVTGAQVVGGPPPRALPQLPITLSGDGYLVATGDFQGPVGPGGE